The Hymenobacter sp. DG01 sequence CTACCAACGTGGGGGCTAATCCCACGTTCCGCTGGCTGGTGAATAACGTGTTCGTGGCCAGCGGCCCCACGTTTACCAGCAGTACCCTCGTCACCGGCGACCAGGTGCGGGTGGAGGTAACGCCCACGGTGGGGCTGTGCAGCACGGGGCCGGCAACGGCTTCCGTTACCGTCACGCGCACGCCTACTTCCCTGCCTACCCTTACTATTGCCGTGCAACCGGGCGGCCCAGTGTGCCTGGGGGCTCCCCTAACCTTCAGTCTGACCAACGTGAACGGGGCGGGTCCGGCGCCGGAGTATCAGTGGCAGGTAAACGGCACCGATGTACCGGGCGCCACGGGCCCGGTATTCACCAGCACCACCCTGCAGGCAGGACAGGTCGTTACGCTGCGCCTGCGCACTACCAACATCTGCGCCCAGCCTGTTACGGCGGTTTCCAATGGGGTGCCCGTGCGGATTCAGCCTCCGGTGGATGTGGACGCCGGCCCCGACCGGGAAATTCTGGCCGGCACCTCCATCACGCTGGAGGGCCGGGCCGATGGGCGCTACCCCGTGCGCTGGACGCCGGCCGCGGGCCTGCGCTTTACCGGCGACTCGCTGCGGCCCGTGGCTACGCCCCGCGTCACGACCACTTACACCCTCTCGGCGGGAGCGGGCGGCTGCGCCGACTCCGACCAGGTAACGATTACCGTGCGCCCGGCCATCCGGATTCCGAACGCCTTTACGCCTAACAGCGACGGCCGCGACGATACCTGGCAGATTGAAAACATCGAGCAATTCCCCGACAATACCGTAACCGTGTTCAACCGCTGGGGCAACCAGATTTTCTCGGCCACCAACTACAGCCGGGCCAATGAGTGGCGTGGCGACATCAACGGCAAGCCCGCGCCGGTGGGCACCTACTACTACGTCGTCGTCACGAAGGGGCCGCTGGGCAAGTCCTACAGCGGGTCCATCACTATTCTGTATTAACCAAACACCCGGCCGTGCCAGCCACGGCCGGGCTACCTTCTACCCTCCCCGCGAGGTTCTCAGGCAACTTCTGCTATGAAAAGAGCTTTAACGCTACTGCTGCTTCCGCTGCTGCTGCTGGCTGCCGCCCCCCTCCGGGCCCAGCAGCAGGCGCAGTACAGCCAGTACATGAACAATAACTATATCCTGAACCCCGGTACCACGGGCGTTGAGGATTACATCGACGTCAAGACCAGCTACCGCACCCAGTGGACGGGGCTGGAAGGCGCCCCCAAAACCTACTACCTCAGCGCCAGCTCCTCGCTCGGCAAGTGGCGCAGCACCGGCAAGCGCACCCTGCGCGACCGGCGCCGGCCGTTTCACGCCATCGGGGGGCTGATATATAACGATGTAACCGGGCCAACCAGCCGCAAGGGGGCCTACCTCTCTTACGCCTACAACCTGGTGCTGGCACCCAACCTGCGGGCCGCCCTGGGCGTGTCGGCGGGGATGCAGCAGTTTGCCGTGGATGGGCAGCAGCTGCGGTTCTACGATACCACCTTTCAGGCAGGCAGCGCCGCCTCGCGGGTGCTCGACGGCTCTATTGGCCTCTGGGTCTATAGCTCCGATTTCTACGTGGGCATTTCGGGGGCGCAGCTGCTGGGCAACAAGCTCGACTTCTCCTACAGCCCCGATGGGGTAGGCGCGGGCGCGGGCAACACGCTCAAACGCCACTACTTTGCCACGGCCGGGGTGCGCGTGCCGCTCAGCGACGACTGGTCCCTGGTGCCCTCGGTGCTGCTGAAGGCCGTGAACCCGGCCCCGCTTTCCCTCGACCTTAACGCCAAGCTCAAGTACCAGGATTTGCTGTGGGGAGGCGTCTCGTGGCGGGCCTTCGACTCGT is a genomic window containing:
- a CDS encoding type IX secretion system membrane protein PorP/SprF, encoding MKRALTLLLLPLLLLAAAPLRAQQQAQYSQYMNNNYILNPGTTGVEDYIDVKTSYRTQWTGLEGAPKTYYLSASSSLGKWRSTGKRTLRDRRRPFHAIGGLIYNDVTGPTSRKGAYLSYAYNLVLAPNLRAALGVSAGMQQFAVDGQQLRFYDTTFQAGSAASRVLDGSIGLWVYSSDFYVGISGAQLLGNKLDFSYSPDGVGAGAGNTLKRHYFATAGVRVPLSDDWSLVPSVLLKAVNPAPLSLDLNAKLKYQDLLWGGVSWRAFDSFVAMVGLNYEQLTLGYSYDAGLSRLAGYHGGSHEVLLGLRLKKKAQVVCTNRFW